Proteins encoded within one genomic window of Papio anubis isolate 15944 chromosome X, Panubis1.0, whole genome shotgun sequence:
- the TRO gene encoding trophinin isoform X2: MDRRNDYGYRVPPFQGPLPPPGSLGLPFPPDIQTETTEEDSVLLMHTLLAATKDSLAVDPPVVNRPKKSKTKKAPIKAITKAAPAAPPVPTANEIATNKPKITLQALNLPVITQISQASPTTEVTNTQVSSVTAQPKKANKMKRVTARAAQGSQSPTGREGDATQLKSPLQVLNLPVISQNIHASIANESASSQTLITSIKPKKASKAKKAANKAIASATEVSLAPTATHTATTQGQITNETASIHTTAASIRTKKASKARKIIAKVINTDTEHIQAANVTETATRQIEASVIAIRPKKSKGKKAASRGPNSVSEISEALLATQMVTNQALAATLRVKRGSRARKASTKARATEIQTPNADQGAQAKMASAQTNVSALETQVAAAVQALADDYLAQLSLEPTTRTRGKRNRKSKHLNGDERSGNNYRRIPWGRRPAPPRDVAILQERANKLVKYLLVKDQTKIPIKRSDMLRDVIQEYDEYFPEIIERASYALEKMFRVNLKEIDKQSSLYILISTRESSAGILGTTKDTPKLGLLMVILSVIFMNGNKASEAVIWEVLRKLGLHPGVRHSLFGEVRKLITDEFVKQKYLEYKRVPNSRPPEYEFFWGLRSYHETSKMKVLKFACKVQKKDPKDWAVQYREAVEMEVQAAAVAVAEAEARAEARAQMGIGEEAVAGPWNWDDMDIDCLTREELGDDAQAWSRFSFEIEARAQENADASTSVNFSRGAGTRAGFSDGASISFNGAPSSSGGPGITFGGAPSSSASFSNTASISFGGTLSTSSSFSSAASISFGGAPSTSTSFSSEASISFGGTPCTSASFSGGVSSSFSGPLNTSATFSGAASSGFGGTLSTTAGFSSVLSTSTSFGSAPTTNTVFSSALSTSTGFGGTLSTSVCFGGSPSSSGSFGGTLSTSICFGGSPCTSTGFGGTLSTSVSFGGPSSTSANCGGTLSTSICFDGSPSTGAGFGGALNTSASFGSALNTSAGFGGAMSTSADFGSTLSTSVCFGGSPGTSVSFGSALNTSAGFGGAVSTSTDFGGTLSTSVCFGGSPSTSAGFSGALNTNASFGCAISTSASFSGAVGTSAGFGGVPSTNPGFGGAFNTSAGFGGALSTTTDFGGTPNNSIGFGAAPSTSVSFGGAHSTSLCFGGAPSTSLCFGSASNTNLCFGGPPSTSACFSGATSPSFGDGPSTSTGFSFGNGLSTSAGFGGGLNTSAGFGGGLGTSAGFSGDLSTSSGFDGGLGTSAGFSGGPGTSTGFGGGLGTSAGFSGGLGTGAGFGGGLVTSDGFGGGLGTNASFGSTLGTGAGFSGGLSTSDGFGSRPNASFDRGLSTIIGFGSGSNTSTGFIGEPSTSTGFHSGPSSIVGFSGGPSTGVGFCSGPSISGFSGGPSTGAGFGGGPNTGAGFGGGPSTSAGFGSGATSLGACGFSYG; this comes from the exons ATGGATAGGAGAAATGACTACGGATATAGGGTGCCTCCATTTCAG GGCCCTCTGCCTCCCCCTGGGAGCCTGGGGCTTCCCTTCCCTCCAGATATACAGACTGAGACTACAGAAGAGGACAGTGTCTTGCTGATGCATACCCTGTTGGCGGCAACCAAGGACTCCCTGGCCGTGGACCCACCAGTTGTCAACCGGCCTAAGAAAAGCAAGACCAAGAAGGCCCCTATAAAGGCTATTACTAAGGCTGCACCTGCTGCCCCTCCAGTCCCAACTGCCAATGAGATTGCCACCAACAAGCCCAAAATAACTTTGCAGGCTTTAAACCTGCCAGTCATTACCCAGATCAGTCAGGCTTCACCTACCACTGAGGTAACCAATACTCAGGTTTCTTCAGTCACTGCTCAGCCTAAGAAAGCCAACAAGATGAAGAGAGTTACTGCCAGGGCAGCGCAAGGCTCCCAATCCCCAACTGGCCGTGAGGGTGACGCTACACAGCTCAAGTCACCCTTGCAGGTCCTAAACCTACCAGTCATCTCACAGAATATTCACGCTTCAATTGCCAATGAGTCAGCCAGTTCCCAGACCTTGATAACCTCTATCAAGCCTAAGAAAGCTTCCAAGGCTAAGAAGGCTGCGAATAAGGCCATAGCTAGTGCCACCGAGGTTTCACTGGCTCCAACTGCCACCCATACAGCTACCACCCAAGGCCAAATTACCAATGAGACAGCCAGTATCCACACCACAGCAGCCTCCATCCGAACCAAGAAAGCCTCCAAAGCCAGGAAGATAATTGCTAAGGTCATAAATACTGACACTGAGCATATACAGGCTGCAAATGTCACTGAGACAGCTACCAGGCAGATTGAGGCCTCAGTAATAGCTATCAGGCCCAAAAAATCCAAGGGCAAGAAGGCTGCCAGTAGGGGCCCAAATTCTGTCTCTGAGATTTCTGAGGCCCTACTTGCCACTCAAATGGTCACAAACCAGGCCCTGGCAGCCACCCTGCGGGTCAAGAGAGGGTCTAGGGCTCGGAAGGCTTCCACTAAGGCTCGGGCAACTGAAATCCAGACTCCAAATGCTGACCAAGGGGCCCAGGCCAAGATGGCCTCTGCTCAGACCAACGTAAGTGCCCTTGAGACTCAGGTTGCTGCTGCTGTCCAGGCCCTGGCAGATGACTATCTGGCTCAGTTGAGTCTGGAGCCCACAACCAGGACCCGGGGCAAGAGAAACCGAAAG TCCAAGCATCTGAATGGGGATGAGAGAAGTGGCAATAATTACAGGCGGATCCCATGGGGCCGGAGGCCTGCGCCACCACGAGATGTGGCCATTTTACAAGAAAGG GCTAATAAGTTGGTGAAATACCTGTTGGTTAAGGACCAGACAAAGATCCCCATCAAGCGCTCAG ACATGCTGAGGGATGTCATCCAAGAATATGATGAATATTTCCCAGAAATCATTGAACGAGCAAGCTACGCTCTGGAGAAG ATGTTTCGAGTCAATCTGAAAGAAATTGATAAGCAAAGTAGCTTGTATATTCTCATCAGCACTCGGGAATCCTCTGCAGGCATACTGGGAAC GACCAAGGACACACCCAAGCTGGGTCTCCTCATGGTGATTCTGAGTGTCATTTTTATGAATGGCAACAAGGCCAGTGAGG CTGTCATCTGGGAGGTGCTGCGCAAGTTGGGGCTGCACCCCGG GGTGAGGCATTCACTCTTTGGGGAAGTGAGGAAGCTCATCACAGACGAGTTTGTGAAGCAGAA GTACCTGGAGTACAAGAGGGTCCCTAACAGCAGACCACCTGAATATGAGTTCTTCTGGGGCTTGCGCTCCTACCATGAGACTAGCAAGATGAAAGTCCTCAAGTTTGCATGCAAG GTGCAGAAAAAAGACCCCAAGGACTGGGCTGTGCAGTACCGTGAGGCAGTGGAGATGGAAGTCCAAGCTgcagctgtggctgtggctgaggCTGAAGCCAGGGCTGAGGCAAGAGCCCAAATGGGGATTGGAGAGGAAGCTGTGGCTGGGCCCTGGAATTGGGATGACATGGATATCGACTGCCTAACAAGGGAAGAGTTAGGCGATGATGCTCAGGCCTGGAGcagattttcatttgaaattgaGGCCAGAGCCCAAGAAAATGCAGATGCCAGCACCAGCGTCAACTTCAGCAGAGGAGCTGGTACCAGGGCTGGCTTCAGCGACGGTGCTAGTATTAGCTTCAATGGTGCACCCAGCTCCAGTGGTGGACCTGGCATTACCTTTGGTGGTGCACCCAGCTCCAGTGCCAGCTTCAGCAATACAGCCAGCATTAGCTTTGGTGGCACACTGAGCACTAGCTCCAGCTTCAGCAGTGCAGCCAGCATTAGCTTTGGTGGTGCACCCAGCACCAGCACTAGTTTCAGCAGTGAAGCCAGCATTAGCTTTGGTGGCACGCCTTGTACCAGTGCCAGCTTTAGTGGTGGAGTCAGCTCTAGTTTTAGTGGCCCACTCAACACCAGTGCCACTTTCAGTGGTGCAGCCAGCTCTGGCTTTGGAGGCACACTCAGCACCACGGCTGGCTTTAGTAGTGTACTCAGCACCAGCACCAGCTTTGGCAGTGCACCCACAACGAACACAGTCTTCAGTAGTGCGCTTAGCACCAGCACTGGCTTTGGAGGCACACTCAGCACCAGTGTCTGCTTTGGTGGCTCTCCCAGCTCCAGTGGTAGCTTTGGTGGTACACTCAGTACCAGTATCTGCTTTGGTGGCTCTCCCTGCACCAGTACTGGCTTTGGAGGCACACTCAGCACCAGTGTCTCCTTTGGTGGCCCTTCCAGCACCAGTGCCAATTGCGGTGGTACACTAAGTACCAGCATCTGCTTTGATGGCTCTCCCAGCACTGGTGCTGGCTTTGGTGGTGCTCTCAACACCAGTGCCAGCTTTGGCAGTGCGCTCAACACCAGTGCTGGTTTTGGTGGTGCTATGAGCACCAGTGCTGACTTTGGCAGTACACTAAGCACCAGTGTCTGCTTTGGTGGCTCTCCTGGCACCAGTGTCAGCTTTGGCAGTGCGCTCAACACCAGTGCTGGTTTTGGTGGTGCTGTCAGCACCAGCACTGACTTTGGTGGTACACTAAGCACCAGCGTCTGTTTTGGTGGCTCTCCCAGCACCAGTGCTGGCTTTAGTGGTGCACTCAACACCAATGCCAGCTTTGGCTGTGCCATCAGCACCAGTGCCAGCTTCAGTGGTGCTGTCGGCACCAGTGCTGGCTTCGGTGGTGTACCCAGCACCAACCCTGGCTTTGGCGGTGCATTTAACACCAGTGCTGGCTTCGGTGGGGCACTTAGTACCACTACTGACTTCGGTGGTACTCCCAACAACAGCATTGGCTTTGGTGCTGCTCCCAGCACCAGTGTCAGCTTTGGTGGTGCTCATAGCACCAGCCTCTGTTTTGGTGGAGCTCCCAGCACCAGCCTCTGCTTTGGCAGTGCATCTAATACAAACCTATGCTTTGGTGGCCCTCCTAGCACCAGTGCCTGCTTTAGTGGTGCTACCAGCCCTAGTTTTGGTGATGGACCCAGCACCAGTACCGGTTTCAGCTTTGGCAACGGGTTAAGCACCAGTGCTGGATTTGGTGGTGGACTGAACACCAGTGCTGGCTTTGGTGGTGGCCTAGGCACCAGTGCTGGCTTCAGTGGTGATCTAAGCACCAGTTCTGGCTTTGATGGTGGGCTAGGTACCAGCGCTGGCTTCAGTGGAGGACCAGGCACCAGCACTGGCTTTGGTGGTGGACTGGGCACCAGCGCTGGCTTCAGTGGCGGACTGGGCACCGGTGCTGGCTTTGGTGGTGGACTGGTCACTAGTGATGGCTTTGGTGGTGGACTGGGCACCAATGCTAGTTTTGGCAGCACACTTGGCACCGGTGCTGGCTTTAGCGGTGGCCTCAGCACCAGCGATGGCTTTGGCAGTAGGCCTAATGCCAGCTTTGACAGAGGACTGAGTACCATCATTGGCTTTGGCAGTGGTTCCAACACCAGCACTGGCTTTATTGGCGAACCCAGCACCAGCACGGGCTTCCATAGTGGACCCAGTTCTATTGTTGGCTTCAGTGGTGGACCAAGCACTGGTGTTGGCTTCTGCAGTGGACCAAGCATCAGTGGCTTCAGCGGTGGACCGAGCACAGGAGCTGGCTTCGGCGGTGGACCAAACACTGGTGCTGGCTTTGGTGGTGGACCAAGCACCAGTGCTGGCTTCGGCAGTGGAGCCACCAGTCTTGGTGCCTGTGGCTTCTCCTATGGCTAG
- the TRO gene encoding trophinin isoform X4, producing MHTLLAATKDSLAVDPPVVNRPKKSKTKKAPIKAITKAAPAAPPVPTANEIATNKPKITLQALNLPVITQISQASPTTEVTNTQVSSVTAQPKKANKMKRVTARAAQGSQSPTGREGDATQLKSPLQVLNLPVISQNIHASIANESASSQTLITSIKPKKASKAKKAANKAIASATEVSLAPTATHTATTQGQITNETASIHTTAASIRTKKASKARKIIAKVINTDTEHIQAANVTETATRQIEASVIAIRPKKSKGKKAASRGPNSVSEISEALLATQMVTNQALAATLRVKRGSRARKASTKARATEIQTPNADQGAQAKMASAQTNVSALETQVAAAVQALADDYLAQLSLEPTTRTRGKRNRKSKHLNGDERSGNNYRRIPWGRRPAPPRDVAILQERANKLVKYLLVKDQTKIPIKRSDMLRDVIQEYDEYFPEIIERASYALEKMFRVNLKEIDKQSSLYILISTRESSAGILGTTKDTPKLGLLMVILSVIFMNGNKASEAVIWEVLRKLGLHPGVRHSLFGEVRKLITDEFVKQKYLEYKRVPNSRPPEYEFFWGLRSYHETSKMKVLKFACKVQKKDPKDWAVQYREAVEMEVQAAAVAVAEAEARAEARAQMGIGEEAVAGPWNWDDMDIDCLTREELGDDAQAWSRFSFEIEARAQENADASTSVNFSRGAGTRAGFSDGASISFNGAPSSSGGPGITFGGAPSSSASFSNTASISFGGTLSTSSSFSSAASISFGGAPSTSTSFSSEASISFGGTPCTSASFSGGVSSSFSGPLNTSATFSGAASSGFGGTLSTTAGFSSVLSTSTSFGSAPTTNTVFSSALSTSTGFGGTLSTSVCFGGSPSSSGSFGGTLSTSICFGGSPCTSTGFGGTLSTSVSFGGPSSTSANCGGTLSTSICFDGSPSTGAGFGGALNTSASFGSALNTSAGFGGAMSTSADFGSTLSTSVCFGGSPGTSVSFGSALNTSAGFGGAVSTSTDFGGTLSTSVCFGGSPSTSAGFSGALNTNASFGCAISTSASFSGAVGTSAGFGGVPSTNPGFGGAFNTSAGFGGALSTTTDFGGTPNNSIGFGAAPSTSVSFGGAHSTSLCFGGAPSTSLCFGSASNTNLCFGGPPSTSACFSGATSPSFGDGPSTSTGFSFGNGLSTSAGFGGGLNTSAGFGGGLGTSAGFSGDLSTSSGFDGGLGTSAGFSGGPGTSTGFGGGLGTSAGFSGGLGTGAGFGGGLVTSDGFGGGLGTNASFGSTLGTGAGFSGGLSTSDGFGSRPNASFDRGLSTIIGFGSGSNTSTGFIGEPSTSTGFHSGPSSIVGFSGGPSTGVGFCSGPSISGFSGGPSTGAGFGGGPNTGAGFGGGPSTSAGFGSGATSLGACGFSYG from the exons ATGCATACCCTGTTGGCGGCAACCAAGGACTCCCTGGCCGTGGACCCACCAGTTGTCAACCGGCCTAAGAAAAGCAAGACCAAGAAGGCCCCTATAAAGGCTATTACTAAGGCTGCACCTGCTGCCCCTCCAGTCCCAACTGCCAATGAGATTGCCACCAACAAGCCCAAAATAACTTTGCAGGCTTTAAACCTGCCAGTCATTACCCAGATCAGTCAGGCTTCACCTACCACTGAGGTAACCAATACTCAGGTTTCTTCAGTCACTGCTCAGCCTAAGAAAGCCAACAAGATGAAGAGAGTTACTGCCAGGGCAGCGCAAGGCTCCCAATCCCCAACTGGCCGTGAGGGTGACGCTACACAGCTCAAGTCACCCTTGCAGGTCCTAAACCTACCAGTCATCTCACAGAATATTCACGCTTCAATTGCCAATGAGTCAGCCAGTTCCCAGACCTTGATAACCTCTATCAAGCCTAAGAAAGCTTCCAAGGCTAAGAAGGCTGCGAATAAGGCCATAGCTAGTGCCACCGAGGTTTCACTGGCTCCAACTGCCACCCATACAGCTACCACCCAAGGCCAAATTACCAATGAGACAGCCAGTATCCACACCACAGCAGCCTCCATCCGAACCAAGAAAGCCTCCAAAGCCAGGAAGATAATTGCTAAGGTCATAAATACTGACACTGAGCATATACAGGCTGCAAATGTCACTGAGACAGCTACCAGGCAGATTGAGGCCTCAGTAATAGCTATCAGGCCCAAAAAATCCAAGGGCAAGAAGGCTGCCAGTAGGGGCCCAAATTCTGTCTCTGAGATTTCTGAGGCCCTACTTGCCACTCAAATGGTCACAAACCAGGCCCTGGCAGCCACCCTGCGGGTCAAGAGAGGGTCTAGGGCTCGGAAGGCTTCCACTAAGGCTCGGGCAACTGAAATCCAGACTCCAAATGCTGACCAAGGGGCCCAGGCCAAGATGGCCTCTGCTCAGACCAACGTAAGTGCCCTTGAGACTCAGGTTGCTGCTGCTGTCCAGGCCCTGGCAGATGACTATCTGGCTCAGTTGAGTCTGGAGCCCACAACCAGGACCCGGGGCAAGAGAAACCGAAAG TCCAAGCATCTGAATGGGGATGAGAGAAGTGGCAATAATTACAGGCGGATCCCATGGGGCCGGAGGCCTGCGCCACCACGAGATGTGGCCATTTTACAAGAAAGG GCTAATAAGTTGGTGAAATACCTGTTGGTTAAGGACCAGACAAAGATCCCCATCAAGCGCTCAG ACATGCTGAGGGATGTCATCCAAGAATATGATGAATATTTCCCAGAAATCATTGAACGAGCAAGCTACGCTCTGGAGAAG ATGTTTCGAGTCAATCTGAAAGAAATTGATAAGCAAAGTAGCTTGTATATTCTCATCAGCACTCGGGAATCCTCTGCAGGCATACTGGGAAC GACCAAGGACACACCCAAGCTGGGTCTCCTCATGGTGATTCTGAGTGTCATTTTTATGAATGGCAACAAGGCCAGTGAGG CTGTCATCTGGGAGGTGCTGCGCAAGTTGGGGCTGCACCCCGG GGTGAGGCATTCACTCTTTGGGGAAGTGAGGAAGCTCATCACAGACGAGTTTGTGAAGCAGAA GTACCTGGAGTACAAGAGGGTCCCTAACAGCAGACCACCTGAATATGAGTTCTTCTGGGGCTTGCGCTCCTACCATGAGACTAGCAAGATGAAAGTCCTCAAGTTTGCATGCAAG GTGCAGAAAAAAGACCCCAAGGACTGGGCTGTGCAGTACCGTGAGGCAGTGGAGATGGAAGTCCAAGCTgcagctgtggctgtggctgaggCTGAAGCCAGGGCTGAGGCAAGAGCCCAAATGGGGATTGGAGAGGAAGCTGTGGCTGGGCCCTGGAATTGGGATGACATGGATATCGACTGCCTAACAAGGGAAGAGTTAGGCGATGATGCTCAGGCCTGGAGcagattttcatttgaaattgaGGCCAGAGCCCAAGAAAATGCAGATGCCAGCACCAGCGTCAACTTCAGCAGAGGAGCTGGTACCAGGGCTGGCTTCAGCGACGGTGCTAGTATTAGCTTCAATGGTGCACCCAGCTCCAGTGGTGGACCTGGCATTACCTTTGGTGGTGCACCCAGCTCCAGTGCCAGCTTCAGCAATACAGCCAGCATTAGCTTTGGTGGCACACTGAGCACTAGCTCCAGCTTCAGCAGTGCAGCCAGCATTAGCTTTGGTGGTGCACCCAGCACCAGCACTAGTTTCAGCAGTGAAGCCAGCATTAGCTTTGGTGGCACGCCTTGTACCAGTGCCAGCTTTAGTGGTGGAGTCAGCTCTAGTTTTAGTGGCCCACTCAACACCAGTGCCACTTTCAGTGGTGCAGCCAGCTCTGGCTTTGGAGGCACACTCAGCACCACGGCTGGCTTTAGTAGTGTACTCAGCACCAGCACCAGCTTTGGCAGTGCACCCACAACGAACACAGTCTTCAGTAGTGCGCTTAGCACCAGCACTGGCTTTGGAGGCACACTCAGCACCAGTGTCTGCTTTGGTGGCTCTCCCAGCTCCAGTGGTAGCTTTGGTGGTACACTCAGTACCAGTATCTGCTTTGGTGGCTCTCCCTGCACCAGTACTGGCTTTGGAGGCACACTCAGCACCAGTGTCTCCTTTGGTGGCCCTTCCAGCACCAGTGCCAATTGCGGTGGTACACTAAGTACCAGCATCTGCTTTGATGGCTCTCCCAGCACTGGTGCTGGCTTTGGTGGTGCTCTCAACACCAGTGCCAGCTTTGGCAGTGCGCTCAACACCAGTGCTGGTTTTGGTGGTGCTATGAGCACCAGTGCTGACTTTGGCAGTACACTAAGCACCAGTGTCTGCTTTGGTGGCTCTCCTGGCACCAGTGTCAGCTTTGGCAGTGCGCTCAACACCAGTGCTGGTTTTGGTGGTGCTGTCAGCACCAGCACTGACTTTGGTGGTACACTAAGCACCAGCGTCTGTTTTGGTGGCTCTCCCAGCACCAGTGCTGGCTTTAGTGGTGCACTCAACACCAATGCCAGCTTTGGCTGTGCCATCAGCACCAGTGCCAGCTTCAGTGGTGCTGTCGGCACCAGTGCTGGCTTCGGTGGTGTACCCAGCACCAACCCTGGCTTTGGCGGTGCATTTAACACCAGTGCTGGCTTCGGTGGGGCACTTAGTACCACTACTGACTTCGGTGGTACTCCCAACAACAGCATTGGCTTTGGTGCTGCTCCCAGCACCAGTGTCAGCTTTGGTGGTGCTCATAGCACCAGCCTCTGTTTTGGTGGAGCTCCCAGCACCAGCCTCTGCTTTGGCAGTGCATCTAATACAAACCTATGCTTTGGTGGCCCTCCTAGCACCAGTGCCTGCTTTAGTGGTGCTACCAGCCCTAGTTTTGGTGATGGACCCAGCACCAGTACCGGTTTCAGCTTTGGCAACGGGTTAAGCACCAGTGCTGGATTTGGTGGTGGACTGAACACCAGTGCTGGCTTTGGTGGTGGCCTAGGCACCAGTGCTGGCTTCAGTGGTGATCTAAGCACCAGTTCTGGCTTTGATGGTGGGCTAGGTACCAGCGCTGGCTTCAGTGGAGGACCAGGCACCAGCACTGGCTTTGGTGGTGGACTGGGCACCAGCGCTGGCTTCAGTGGCGGACTGGGCACCGGTGCTGGCTTTGGTGGTGGACTGGTCACTAGTGATGGCTTTGGTGGTGGACTGGGCACCAATGCTAGTTTTGGCAGCACACTTGGCACCGGTGCTGGCTTTAGCGGTGGCCTCAGCACCAGCGATGGCTTTGGCAGTAGGCCTAATGCCAGCTTTGACAGAGGACTGAGTACCATCATTGGCTTTGGCAGTGGTTCCAACACCAGCACTGGCTTTATTGGCGAACCCAGCACCAGCACGGGCTTCCATAGTGGACCCAGTTCTATTGTTGGCTTCAGTGGTGGACCAAGCACTGGTGTTGGCTTCTGCAGTGGACCAAGCATCAGTGGCTTCAGCGGTGGACCGAGCACAGGAGCTGGCTTCGGCGGTGGACCAAACACTGGTGCTGGCTTTGGTGGTGGACCAAGCACCAGTGCTGGCTTCGGCAGTGGAGCCACCAGTCTTGGTGCCTGTGGCTTCTCCTATGGCTAG